The Brachyspira hyodysenteriae ATCC 27164 sequence TTTTTTTTCTATCTGTCTTATACGCTCTTTAGTGAAAGAGAACATCTCCCCTACTTCTTTAAGAGTCTTTCTTTCCTGATCTATTCCATATCTTGCATTAATGATTTGCTTTTCTATATCTGATAAACTTTCGATGGCTGTTTTTAATTCTTCCATAAGTTCTTTATTTATAGCAGTTTCTTCAACATTTTTGGAAGTTTTATCTTCTATCGTATCTATAAGCCTATCTTTCATACCATCATAATTATATTCGCCCTCAAGAGAAATATGTTCTGTACTCATAGACATAATATGAAGTATATCATTAGGGTCTTTATTTAAAATGGTTGCAAGTTCATTAACATCAGGAGTATATCCGCTTTTATAATAGTATTGATGCACGGCTCTTTCTAAATCTACAAAATCCATAGCTTTATTTAAAGGAAGTCTTATAAGTCTTGATTTTTCATTTATAGCCCTAAGAATGCTCTGCCTTATCCAATATACAGCATAGGATATAAAGTGATAGCCTTTATCCGGATCAAATCTGTCAGCTGCTATTATAAGGCCTAAATTTCCCTCACTTATTAAATCTTCTAATAAAAGTCCGCTGTTTTTATACTGTTTTGCTATTGTGATAACAAATCTCAAATTACTTCTAATTAGTTTGGATCTAGCTTCTGCATCCCCTTCTTTTAATCTCTTAGTGAGCTCTATTTCTTCTTCTCTAGTTAAAAGCTTTTCTTTTTTAGCATCTGCAAAATATAATGATATATTGTTCTGTTCTTCCGTATTAGTTCTTAACCTGCTTTCTGACATATTTCTCATACTCTTAAATTAGTTATTAATTATATCATTTTTAATCATTAAATCAAATTATAAATATCTATTTGCAAGATCATGTACAACGGAATGATTGAAAGAATGCGAAGACTTATTAGCGACAACTTTGCCTCTTATAGGTCTGGCTAATATATATAAATCTCCAATTATATCCAAAATTTTATGCCTTACAAACTCATTATCAAAATGTAATTTAGTATTTATTACTTTTCCATCGCAAAGAAGTATATGGCTTCCTATCATACCGCTTCCAGCCATACCCATTTTTTGGGCATAATCAATATTATCTATAGTATTAAATGATCTGGCTCTTCCTACCTCTTCTGTAAACTGATCAAAATTATTAAAATTATATGTATATTCCTGTACGCCTATACTTCCTGAAAAATCTATACGAAGACTTACCTCAAGTCCGTCATAAGGAGAAAGTATTATGTAAGTTTCATTATCATTAACATTTCCATAAGTTAAAGTCTGATCTATTACTATAGGCTCTATATAATCATCCTGCTCTACAAAACCAGCTTCTTTTAAAGCATCGCAGAATACCAAAGCTGAACCATCAACATTAGGTACTTCTCCATCACATTTTACTATTAAATTAGTAATACCCATCATATGAAGTGCTGCTAAAAAATGCTCTGTAGTTTTTATATATCTATTGCCTGATATTAATGCTGTAGAGTTTACTGCACCTGATTTATCTTTAGAAAGTATATTATTATGAGATAATTTTATATGAGTATTTGTATTAATATCTATAAATACTATACCTGTATTAACTTCTGCCGGAAGCAAAGTCAATGCAGTTTTTCTTCCTTCCATTAAAGCAAAGCCGCTTACTACTATACTTTTAGCTATTGTTCTCTGTTTAACTTTATAGCCTGTATTATGATGATGATGTGATTCACTTTCTTTATTTTCTACTAATTCTACTTTATCCGCATCTTCTTTGAATACATCTTCACAGCTTGAAAGAAGTTTTGATATACTAATAGGCTTCTCTAAAAAGTCATAAGCTCCCATTTTAGTAGCTCTTACAGCTGTTTCAACACCAGCATGTCCGCTCATCATTATTACAACAGTATTAGGATGTTTTTCTTTTATATTAGCAAGTATATCAAGCCCATCAACATCCGGAAGCCATACATCTAAAAATACTAAATTTACATTTTTACTATTAAGTATATCTTCAGCTTCTTTATAATTTTTTGCTATATCTACTCCATAGCCTTCATCTTCTAAAATATTCTGACAGGTAGTCAGTATATCTTCTTCATCATCTATTATTAATATATTTTGTTTAGTTGTTACTGTCTGCATATTAAAATCTTCCAATTTATAAATATAGTATATTAATGATATAAAATCAATATCTTATTATAGATTATCGTAAAATAATAATTATTTTCTTTAAATATTCTGATTCTTTATTAATATAACCTTACAAATAAACAAATAGTTAACAAAATTGCAAATTAATATGCAAAAAATATTGTTTTTTTTATACTATAAATGTACAATATAGGACATTAATAATTATTATTTTAAGGAATATTAAAGTGAAAGATTTGCTTATTGAAATATTAGTAGAAGAAATACCTGCAGATTTTGCATATCCTGCCAGCGTAAGTTTTAAAAAAATAATAGAAAATACTTTAAAAAATAATGGTATTAATTTTAGTACTGTTAACTCATACACTACACCAAGAAGATTAGCAGTTTTAGCAGAAAATATAGAAGAAAAATCAAAAGATGAAGTTATAGAATTCAGAGGTCCTTTATTTGAAAGTGCTTTTAAAGACGGTGCTCCTACAAAAGCTGGAGAAGGATTTTTAAAATCTCATAATATAGATGCAAATTCAATAAAAAATATAGATGAAAATGAATCATTTGATAAACCATATATAAAAGAAGTAAATGGAAAAAAATATATATTTGTAAAAAAAGAAAAAAAAGGCATAGAAACTAAAAAACTATTTGAAGAAAAACTAGAAAGTATTGTTTCAAGCATAGATTTCAAAAAGAAAATGAGATGGGGAAATAAAGATTTTGCTTTTGTACGCCCTATAAGAAATGTACTTGCCTTATTTGGAAATGAAATCATTAAAACATCTGTTGCAGGAATAGAAACTAATAATAAAGTAACAGGACACAGACTTCTTTCACCTGAATTTAAAGAAATTAATAATCCTAAAGACTATGAAAAAACATTAGCTGAAAAGCATGTTGTAGTATCAAGAGAAAAAAGATTAGAAAATATTATAAATCAATTAGAAAATATTGAAAAAGAACATGGATATGAGGCTGTTTCAAAGAAAAAAGTATCTGAAATAGTTGTGGATTTGGTAGAAGAGCCTTACTTACTCACTGCTGAATTCGATTCTAAATTCTTAGAAGTACCTAAAGAAGTTTTAACAAGCGAAATGATTGAACATCAAAAATACTTCCCATTATGTAAAAAAGACGGTACTTTAACTAATTTATTTGTAATAACAGCAAATCAGCCTAAAACTCCTCAAATAATAGCAGGAAATATAAGAGTTTTAACTGCAAGACTTTCAGACGGAAGATTCTTATACCAAGAAGATATAAGAAAAGGCATGGACGAGATGAATGAAAGACTTGAAATGCTTATGTTTAGAAAAGAGCTTGGAAGCGTTGCTGATAAAGTAAAAAGACTCGAGAAAAACTCAGAACTTTTAATAAAGCTTTTAGGCTATGAAAAAGATAAAGAAAATATACTAAAAGCTATTAAATATATGAAATCAGATTTAGTAAGTAATATGGTATATAATTTTCCAGAGCTTCAAGGTATAATGGGAGGATATTTTGCTAAATCTATGAATCTTAATGATGATGTTGCTTTAGCTATTAATGAACAATATAGACCTTTATTCGCTGCTGATGAAATACCTTCTAATGATACAGGTAAGGCTATAGCTATACTTGATAAAATGGATAATATAGCAGCAGGTTTCTATGTTGGAGATATACCAACAGGTTCTCAAGACCCTAATGCTCTAAGAAGACAGGCTTTAGGTATTATTAATATACTTACAAAGTCTAAAAAGCATATTAATCTTAAAAAATTAATAGAAGATGCTATCAACTCTATGCCTAAAGATGCTAGAAATAATAAAAGCGAAGATTTAGTAAAAGATATATTCGAGTTCTTTAAATCCCGTTTTGAAAATGATATTGACTTTGCTAAAGATTCTGTTGCTGGAGTTCTTTCTACTGGTATAGATGATATGTATGATGCTTATTTAAAAATAGAAGCTATTGATGCATTTAGAAAGAAAAATGAAGAGCTATTCTCTAATCTTTTATTAGTATTTAAAAGAATTAAGAATATGATTAAATCAGCTAAAGATGTTAATTTAGATGAATCATTATTAAAAGAAGAAGCTGAAAAATCTCTATACAATACATATAAAGAAAAATTGAATGAAGTTAATAAGCTTATGGAAAATAGAGAATATGAAAAAACATTCGCTCTACTTGCAAGTTTATACGAACCATTGGATAAATTCTTCAAAGATATTATGGTAAATGTAGATGATGAGAAAATCAAAAATAATCGTATAGCTTTGCTTTCTTCAGTTGATAAAATCTTCAAGAATATGCTTGATTTCTCTAGTTTGGTAAAATAATAAATTAATAATATTTAATATTTATAAAAGCACTTTCATTTTAATATGAGGGTGCTTTTTTATTATAAAAACTTTTCAAACAGTAATACAAAATGTAAAAAACGTGTTACAAACGAAATATAACTATATTATATACTATGCTATTTATAGAATAATTTCACAAAAACACGAATTACATAATTGTAAAATTTATATAACTTTATATTATATAATTAATACAAAAAAAGGAGAAAAAATGAAAAAAATTATACCTATAGTATTATTTATATCTGTTTTAGTATTTTCATGTAATAAAACAGAAACAACATCAAATCAACAGGGAACATCAAACACTACTACATCCAGTGAAGCAGGAACTATGGACATAGATTTCCAAGCTGTATTTGGTGAAAAAGCTAATGATGATAATAATTTAATGCAAAACTCATATTTAAAAGTTTCAGGAAGTTACGGCAATATTGATGCTAAAGTAGATGCCACTACAGGAGCTTCAACACCAAAAGGAGCTACTAAATCTTGGGACTCATACAGATATGAGAATAATCAATATGCAAACAATAAAATAGAAAGAGGATTAGGTTTCTTTGTACTTTACGGAGTATCTCCTTCTAAAACTTATAATTTTGACGGTATGACAGGAACAGGAACATCTCAAAAAGTATTAAATGGAACTAACGGCCCTATAATCACAGGAACAGGCGTTACTAAAGATGAAACAGGAGTAATCACTATAAGATATGCTCATGCTGGAGGACCTACAGTTTATCCTTGGGTTTATGAATTAAAATCTGATACTAACGGAATATTTAAAATAGGATATGGTTCAGATAATAACAAAGTAAGTACTTCACAAATTTCTAATGATATGAACTTTGCAGATATTCAAATGGCTACAGATAAAGCAAAAGACGGAATACCTTATTGGCAGGGAGATTTACAAGGTACTTTTGAAAATGATACTTTAACTTTGAAAGGTACTTTAAAAGAAGTTAAATAAAAAAAATTAAATATGTTTTATAAGAGGCTTATAATAAAGCCTCTTTTTTTATAAAAAAAATAATTTAAAATTATTGCGGTATTGAATTAAAAAATCATATAGTCTAAAATGGTAATATATAATTTTTTAATAAAAAATATATAAAATATTTTTTTACAGTTAATTTTTATTTTATTATACTATTAGTTTGGAAAAATTTGATATCAGATTTTTACCAAATTATAAAGATTGGAGAAAAATCTATGATTCGATTATTACCTATCCTTCTTTTAGCCGTATTTTTTATCGGATGCGGTCAGCCATCTTACAATAATTCAGAAAATGATATAAAAGCAAAAAATGTTATAATTTTAATTGCTGATGGACAAAGCACTGATGTAATTACATATTCAAGATGGATTAATGGCGGAGAGTCATTAGCCATAGATGAAATGTTAAGCGGAGCAGTTAGAACTCATAATGCTGATTCTCCTATAGCTGATTCTGCACCTGCCGGTACAGCTTTAGCTACTGGATATAAATCATCTTATAAGCAGTTTATAGGTCTTCTTCCAGATGAGGCTATACTTCCTAATTCATCAATACCTACAGAAGCCAGAAGTCCTATAGCAAATGTATTAGAGGCAGCACAACTTCTTGATAAAGCTACAGGAGTTGTTGCTACTGCAGAAATTATGCATGCAACTCCTGCAGCATTTTCTGCTCATGATATCACTAGAAAAGACTATGATGATTTAAGCGAACAGCAAATATTTCAGGATATAGATGTTATACTTGGAGGCGGATATAAGTTTTTTACTAAAGAAGGAAGAAAAGACGGAAAGGATTTGATATCTGAAATTACTAATTTAGGTTATTCTATAATCAGAACTTCTGATGAATTAAATTCTTTCACAGGCGATAAAGTTGTAGGACTTTTTGCAGATGCAGATTTAGCATATGATATAGACAGAAATGAAACATCTCAGCCTTCATTGGCTCAAATGACTTCAAAGGCTATAGAAATACTTTCTAAAAATAAAAATGGATTCTTTTTAATGGTAGAAGCTTCAAAAGTAGATTGGGCTGCTCATGCCAATGATCCGGTAGGATTAGTATCCGATACTTTAGCTTATGATGCTGCTGTAAAAGCTGCATTGGATTTTGCCAAAAAAGATAATAATACTATGGTTATAGCTGTAACAGATCATGGAAACAGTGGTTTTTCTATGGGAAATTATGACACATCTTCAGATTATCAACAAGTACAATTAGCAAGCCTTATAGATCCTATAAAAAAAGCTTCACGTTCTGCTGAATATATAGCTAGAAAAATAGAAGCTGGCGAAGATATAAGAGAAACTATGTCTAAATATTATTCTATTAATGATATGACAGCGGCAGAAGTAAATTCTCTTACAGGAAAAACAGGTGAGGATTTACATTATGCTATAGGTCCAATATTAGCAAAAAGAGCATATTTAGGATTCACTTCTCATGGACATACTGGAGAAGATGTTCCTCTATATACTTATTTACCTAATAATAAAAGAATCACAGGTCTTATAGATAATACTGATATAGCTAAAAATATTGCTAAAGCTATGGGAATAAATTTAGATGAAGCTTCCAAAAAATTATTTATGAGTGAAGATGAAATAAAAAAAGCAGGTGCTGAGCTAACATCTGACGGTCAAATTCTTACTATACGTATGAAAGATAAAACTGCTCAAATGATGAAAAACAGAAATATAATTACTGTAGATGGAGAGAAAAAAACTTTAGCAGGAGTTGTGGTTTATAATGAGTCTAAATGGTATTTCCCTGCTGAGGTATTAGATATATTAAATAAGTAATTTTATTTTTTATATTTATAAGCGGAGCTATTTTTTGCAGCTTCGCTTTTTATTTTTAACAATTTTTATTAAAAGGCATTCTAGTATATACTAAAAATTTTTAAGTTTGTCAATTTTTTGTTGTTCTTTTTCCCGCCGCACATCACAGGCACTTCCTTCAGTCGCAAAAGAAGTGGGGTTGCCGTAGGCACGCACCGCGGAGGCAAAGCCCTGCAAATATTTTAAATTTAAAAAATTTATTTTTGACAAAATGTAGTTGTTTAGGTATATAATTAAATAAATTATATATTTAAATAATTTTAATTATTATAAATAAAAATTGTTAGTAAAATATCCCTGTTAAATAAACTTAACAGATGCTCGCAATTTTTATTTTAAATGCCAAATAATATATCTATAATCATTAATTATATATTTAAATGCTTCCATGCCTCATAAAAATGATGAACAGGGCCATGGCCTTTACCTACACTGTCAACTTTGGCAGCCTGTAATGCATTAAATAAATACTGTTTTCCTAATTTTGAAGCCTCAAGAGGTGTTTTACCATGTGCTATATAACTGCATATTGCGGCAGAAAGCGTACATCCTGTACCATGTGTATTTTTAGTATCTATTCTTAAAGCATCTAAAAACTCTTTGCTTTCTTTATTAATAAATAAATCCCTTGACAATTCACCTTCTAAATGTCCGCCTTTAAGCATAACATTTTTTGCACCCATATTGAGTATATCATTAGCGGCATCTATCATATCATCATCGGTTTTTATTTTTTTTGAAGTTAAATCCTCAGCTTCAGGTATATTCGGAGTTACAACAGTAGAAATAGGAAGTATATATTTTTTTAAACTGTCAACTGCCTCTTCAAGAAGAAGTCTGTCTCCGCTCTTTGCAACCATTACAGGATCAACTATTATAGGTATATTCTTAGCATTATTACTCAAAAAATCGGCAACTAATTTTATTATATCGCTATTAAAAAGCATTCCTATCTTTATAGCATCAGGTATAATATCATCAAATATGCATTCCAACTGTTCTTTTATAGCTTTTAATTCTATTTCATAACAGCTTCTTACACCTTGAGTATTCTGCACAGGTAATGCAGTAAGTACGCACATTCCATAACATCCCAAAGCAGAAAAAGTTTTCAAATCTGCCTGTATGCCGGCACCTCCGGAACCATCAAATCCGGCTATTGTTAAAGCCTTTACCATTATCAAAAACTCCTATAATTTATTATGAATTAAGATTATTTTAATTTTTCTATATATTTATCATATATAAATTTACATATTAATTTAGAATTAAATACTGATAAATCGACAAACTCTCCTATATACTCATTTCCTATTTTTTCAAGTATATTAATAGAAAAACTTATTTTATAAGAACTAATTG is a genomic window containing:
- a CDS encoding sigma-70 family RNA polymerase sigma factor; this encodes MSESRLRTNTEEQNNISLYFADAKKEKLLTREEEIELTKRLKEGDAEARSKLIRSNLRFVITIAKQYKNSGLLLEDLISEGNLGLIIAADRFDPDKGYHFISYAVYWIRQSILRAINEKSRLIRLPLNKAMDFVDLERAVHQYYYKSGYTPDVNELATILNKDPNDILHIMSMSTEHISLEGEYNYDGMKDRLIDTIEDKTSKNVEETAINKELMEELKTAIESLSDIEKQIINARYGIDQERKTLKEVGEMFSFTKERIRQIEKKALRKMHSQKYSSLKDFLK
- the lpxC gene encoding UDP-3-O-acyl-N-acetylglucosamine deacetylase → MQTVTTKQNILIIDDEEDILTTCQNILEDEGYGVDIAKNYKEAEDILNSKNVNLVFLDVWLPDVDGLDILANIKEKHPNTVVIMMSGHAGVETAVRATKMGAYDFLEKPISISKLLSSCEDVFKEDADKVELVENKESESHHHHNTGYKVKQRTIAKSIVVSGFALMEGRKTALTLLPAEVNTGIVFIDINTNTHIKLSHNNILSKDKSGAVNSTALISGNRYIKTTEHFLAALHMMGITNLIVKCDGEVPNVDGSALVFCDALKEAGFVEQDDYIEPIVIDQTLTYGNVNDNETYIILSPYDGLEVSLRIDFSGSIGVQEYTYNFNNFDQFTEEVGRARSFNTIDNIDYAQKMGMAGSGMIGSHILLCDGKVINTKLHFDNEFVRHKILDIIGDLYILARPIRGKVVANKSSHSFNHSVVHDLANRYL
- the glyS gene encoding glycine--tRNA ligase subunit beta, yielding MKDLLIEILVEEIPADFAYPASVSFKKIIENTLKNNGINFSTVNSYTTPRRLAVLAENIEEKSKDEVIEFRGPLFESAFKDGAPTKAGEGFLKSHNIDANSIKNIDENESFDKPYIKEVNGKKYIFVKKEKKGIETKKLFEEKLESIVSSIDFKKKMRWGNKDFAFVRPIRNVLALFGNEIIKTSVAGIETNNKVTGHRLLSPEFKEINNPKDYEKTLAEKHVVVSREKRLENIINQLENIEKEHGYEAVSKKKVSEIVVDLVEEPYLLTAEFDSKFLEVPKEVLTSEMIEHQKYFPLCKKDGTLTNLFVITANQPKTPQIIAGNIRVLTARLSDGRFLYQEDIRKGMDEMNERLEMLMFRKELGSVADKVKRLEKNSELLIKLLGYEKDKENILKAIKYMKSDLVSNMVYNFPELQGIMGGYFAKSMNLNDDVALAINEQYRPLFAADEIPSNDTGKAIAILDKMDNIAAGFYVGDIPTGSQDPNALRRQALGIINILTKSKKHINLKKLIEDAINSMPKDARNNKSEDLVKDIFEFFKSRFENDIDFAKDSVAGVLSTGIDDMYDAYLKIEAIDAFRKKNEELFSNLLLVFKRIKNMIKSAKDVNLDESLLKEEAEKSLYNTYKEKLNEVNKLMENREYEKTFALLASLYEPLDKFFKDIMVNVDDEKIKNNRIALLSSVDKIFKNMLDFSSLVK
- a CDS encoding alkaline phosphatase; translation: MIRLLPILLLAVFFIGCGQPSYNNSENDIKAKNVIILIADGQSTDVITYSRWINGGESLAIDEMLSGAVRTHNADSPIADSAPAGTALATGYKSSYKQFIGLLPDEAILPNSSIPTEARSPIANVLEAAQLLDKATGVVATAEIMHATPAAFSAHDITRKDYDDLSEQQIFQDIDVILGGGYKFFTKEGRKDGKDLISEITNLGYSIIRTSDELNSFTGDKVVGLFADADLAYDIDRNETSQPSLAQMTSKAIEILSKNKNGFFLMVEASKVDWAAHANDPVGLVSDTLAYDAAVKAALDFAKKDNNTMVIAVTDHGNSGFSMGNYDTSSDYQQVQLASLIDPIKKASRSAEYIARKIEAGEDIRETMSKYYSINDMTAAEVNSLTGKTGEDLHYAIGPILAKRAYLGFTSHGHTGEDVPLYTYLPNNKRITGLIDNTDIAKNIAKAMGINLDEASKKLFMSEDEIKKAGAELTSDGQILTIRMKDKTAQMMKNRNIITVDGEKKTLAGVVVYNESKWYFPAEVLDILNK
- the thiD gene encoding bifunctional hydroxymethylpyrimidine kinase/phosphomethylpyrimidine kinase, producing the protein MVKALTIAGFDGSGGAGIQADLKTFSALGCYGMCVLTALPVQNTQGVRSCYEIELKAIKEQLECIFDDIIPDAIKIGMLFNSDIIKLVADFLSNNAKNIPIIVDPVMVAKSGDRLLLEEAVDSLKKYILPISTVVTPNIPEAEDLTSKKIKTDDDMIDAANDILNMGAKNVMLKGGHLEGELSRDLFINKESKEFLDALRIDTKNTHGTGCTLSAAICSYIAHGKTPLEASKLGKQYLFNALQAAKVDSVGKGHGPVHHFYEAWKHLNI